ATAGAGACCGTCACCGGCAACTTTGCCTGCCAATAAGCGGTCAGATTTCTCAGGATTAAGTGATGATACCTCATTATTAAGTTCTTCCGTAGAACACGAAGTCATAAAAAGCATTAGAAAAGCACTAACACAAAAAGAAATTTGTTTTTTCATAGTTTTTGTTTAAAAATCTGTGCAAATGTAATACTCCCTTACAAGTGAATAAAAATTATTTTGATGATAAAAGTCACATAGAAGAGATTTTATATTCCATTAATGTTCTGTTTATAAAGATTTAATCTCCTTTATTGAAATGGAAAAATTATTTTTTTTTACTTACATCAATATTCACAAAATATAATTTTATTTAAAAAAATCCATTTTATTCTATCAAATCGATTTAAAAGCATTCTTCAAATCTTATAAACGTATAATTTTAAGTAAATTTGCATCAAAATTTTAATTGAAATGGAGAAAGTAAGAGTCCGTTTTGCTCCAAGTCCTACTGGACCTTTGCATTTGGGAGGTGTAAGAACCGCATTATATGATTATCTTTTTGCTAAAAACCAGGGTGGTGAGTTTATCCTTCGAATAGAAGATACAGACACCGCAAGATATGTGGAGGGAGCAGAAGACTACATTGAAGAAGCTTTAGAGTGGTGCGGCATCATTCCTGATGAAAGTCCTAAAAAAGGAGGTAAATTTGCACCTTACAGACAGTCTGAGAGAAGAGATATCTATGACAGATATACCGAGCAGATCCTAAAAACAGATTATGCTTATATCGCTTTTGATACTTCTGAAGAACTGGATGCCATCCGTGCAGAATTTGAAGCAAACGGAGACGTTTTCTCATATGACAACAAAACCAGAAACCAACTGAGAAACAGCGTTGCACTTTCTGAAGAGGAAGTTCAGAAATTACTGGATGAAAAAACGCCTTATGTGGTGAGGTTCAAGATGCCGGTGGATAGAACGCTGAATCTTGAAGATATCATCCGCGGACATTCTGCAGTCAATACCAACACATTAGACGATAAGGTCCTTGTAAAGAATGATGGAATGCCAACGTATCATTTCGCCAACATTATTGATGATCACGAAATGGAAATCTCCCACGTAATCCGCGGTGAGGAATGGCTGCCATCTTTAGGCCTTCACACTTTATTGTATGAAGCAATGGGTTGGGAAGCTCCGCAATTTGCACACCTTTCACTAATTCTGAAACCTGATGTATCAACCTTAATCAATAAAGATAATATTGACGGGATCACGAAGTCTTTTACAGAAGAATTTGTGACGAAAAACAGCCAGTATTCTTTTGACGAATCAGCAGCAATTATCAAATCCTTCTTTTCAGAGGTAAAAAGCCCAAGGTTTAAATCTATGCTGAGCGAAAATGATAAGGACAATGAAATAACGGCTTCTGTAAAACAGTTCTTAAAGAAGGGGCTTTCAGGAAAATTAAGCAAAAGAGACGGAGACAAATTTGGATTCCCTGTATTTCCACTGGATTTCAAAGATTCTGTAACCGGAAATATTTCAAAAGGATACAGAGAAAACGGATACCTTCCGGATGCATTCATCAATATGGTTGCCCTTTTAGGATGGTCTCCCGCAGATGATAAAGAAATTCTGACCCTGGAAGAAATGGCCAAAGAATTCGATCTTCATAAGGTACATAAAGCAGGTGCCAGGTTCAGTAAAGAAAAATCTGAATGGTTCAACCATCAGTATATTCAATTGAAATCTGACGCAGAGCTTCTTCAGATCTTAAAGAATACAGATATTGACTTTGCAGGTGCTTCCGATGAAAAATTAATAAAGATCATCGGCCTGATGAAGGAAAGAGCAACTTTTCCAACAGATATTTACGAAAACGGAAGATTTTTCTTTGAAGCTCCGGTTTCTTATGACGAAAAAGCATCGAAAAAAGCCTGGAACGAAGAAACGTCTGCAGTTTTAGGAGAACTAGCAGAAAAACTTACTACCATTGAGTTTGCTTCAGAGCCTTTAAAGCAGGCTGTCCATGATTTTGCCGAAAACAAAGGCCTTGGTATGGGAAAAGTGATGATGCCACTCCGTTTAACCCTCGTAGGCGAACTGAAAGGTCCGGACGTTCCGGATATCATGGAACTTATTGGAAAAGAGGAAAGTATCTCCCGAATAAACAATGCTATCAATAATTTTAAATAGTTTTTCATAATTTTTCATAAATTTGAAAGATTTAATTTACTTCAAGAAATGGAATATTTAAGTTTCGAACTTCCTATAAAAGATCTAATGGATCAACTTCAGACTTGTTCTTTAGTAGGAGAAGAAAGTGGTGTTGATGTAAAATTAGCATGCAGCCAGATTGAGGACAAGATCTTGGAAAAGAAAAAAGAGATCTACGGAAACCTCACCCCTTGGCAGAGAGTACAACTATCCCGCCATCCGGACCGTCCTTATACGATTGACTATATCAACGGAATGGTGGATAAAGGAAGTTTTCTGGAACTTCACGGAGACAGAAATTTTGCAGACGACCCTGCAATGATTGGCGGCTTAGCTACATTGGACGGTCAGAAAGTAATGATCATAGGAACCCAGAAAGGGAGAACCACCAAAGAAAGACAGTACAGAAGGTTTGGAATGCCGAATCCTGAAGGATACAGAAAAGCTTTACGACTGATGAAGCTTGCTGAAAAATTCAAAATTCCTGTAATCACTTTAGTAGATACACCAGGAGCTTATCCTGGATTGGAAGCTGAAGAAAGAGGACAGGGTGAAGCTATTGCAAGAAACATTTTTGAAATGGTTCAGCTTAAAACTCCAATTTTCACCTATATTATTGGTGAAGGAGCAAGTGGCGGTGCTTTGGGAATAGGTGTAGGTAACAAGGTATACATGCTTGAAAACACATGGTATACTGTAATTGCTCCGGAAAGCTGTTCTTCTATCTTATGGAGAAACTGGGATCACAAAGAAGATGCAGCCAATGCACTGAATCTTACTCCAAATGATGCTTTAAGAGAAAAATTCATTGACGGTATTATTGAAGAACCACTTGGAGGTGCTCAATATGATCCGGAAGTAGCTTATCTGAATTTGAAACATTCAATTTTACAGAATATTAAAGCTTTCTCTAAATTCTCAGGACAGGAACTTGAAACCCAAAGGCAGGAGAAATTCATTGCGATGGGACAGTTTAAAGGATAAAAATAAAACGGTTAAGAAAATTTCTTAACCGTTTTATTTTTATTTTTTCTTCAATATAATATTAATCAGCTACATTAAGCGCAATCTCGATATCCTGGGTGATCTTCTTCAGTGAAGAGTATTTTGCATCACAAACCATAGTGGTCAAAACATATTCTCCTTTATCTATCAGGATAAAATTCTGCCCTTTGGCAGGAACACTTAGATTATAATATTTTTTTCCGCTTATTTTAACGATCAGGTTGCAGCTTGATCTGTTCTTGATATTGATATAAGCTTCATTTTTATTGACATCATTATTAAAAAGATGAGTAAGCATTGCTGCGGTTTTCTTATTTGCTTCACTGGGTTCTGCTTTAGCAACCCCTGCAGTTTTGGCTGAGCCTGTAGAAGCAAAACTTGCCAGTCTTTCTTCTTTCAAAGCCTTGATGGCATCATTCGTTTTATCCGTGTTTTTGGTATTATTTTCAGCTGATGCTTTATTGGCTGCCATCACTTTGCCACTATTCAGTTCATTATTTTGAACAATTCTTTCGATCTTTTCCTTACTAATCGGTTTAATGGTAGGTTTTGCTTCGGGAGAATTATCAGCCATGATCATATCGATCAGTTTTCTTTTAAAATAATCAGTTTTGGCATGTCCGGGATTTTGTTTCAGGAAACCGGCAATGACTCTTGCCTCTTTTGAAGACTCTGCATCCTGCTCTGTATAGATAATTACGGTTTCTTTTTCTACAACAGCTTTAGATTTCGATTTTTTCTTTTTTTGAGAAAAACCGAGGGTAAAAATGCATAAAAAGAGAAGGAAAAAGATTTTTTTCATTAATCAAGTCTTTAAAATAGTATTAAATATATCAATAACGTGAAAAGTCATTTTTTAGTTTATCATTAAAATCATTATCTTTGCACTGCTTTAAATTTAAGCTAAAAATTAATACTAATCTTAAATAAAAAAATAATAGATATTATGTCTTATACACCAGCTGCTGCAGACGTAGCAAAATTAAGAAACCAAACAGGTGCAGGTATGATGGACTGCAAGAAAGCTCTAGTTGAAGCAGAAGGAGACTTCGAAAAAGCGGTAGATATCCTTAGAAAAAAAGGACAGAAAGTTGCCGCTAACAGAGCTGACAGAGATTCTTCTGAAGGTGCAGTAATCGCAAGAGTAAATGAGGACAATACTTTAGGTACTGTAATCTCTCTAAACTGCGAAACTGACTTCGTTGCTAAGAATGAAGCTTTTATTGAACTTGCTTACGAATTAGCTGAAATGGCTATCTTCGCAGCTACAAAAGAAGAGCTTTTAGCTACAGATTTCCACGGTATGACCGTTGCTGAAAAATTAATTGAGCAAACTGGTGTTATCGGTGAAAAAATTGAGATCGGAGCTTTCGAAAGAATTGAAGGACCATTCTTGGGAGCTTACATCCACGCTGGAAACAAAATCGCTGCTATCACTGCACTTTCTGCCAAAGTAGACGGAGCTGACGAAGCTGCTAAAGCTGTTTCTATGCAGGTTGCTGCAATGAACCCAATTGCTCTTGATGAAACAAGAGTTTCTCAGGAAACGATCGATAAAGAATTAGAAATCGAAAGACATAAACTTACTGAAGAAGGTAAGCCTGCAAACATTATCGACAATATCTTGAAAGGTAAAATGCAGAGATTCTACAAAGACAACACTTTGGTACACCAGGATTTTATCAAAGACAGCTCTATTTCTGTTGCTGACTATGTGAAATCTGTAAATGCAGACCTTAAAGTAACAGGATTTGTAAGAGTAAGCTTAGCTTAATCATCTTTCAAAGAACAATACGAATTCCGGTGAATATTTCACCGGATTTTTTTTATGCGTCAATGCTTATTTATTAAAAGCTTACTGCACTTGACAATGTTAGCCGAGCTAAATACTAAATTACCGGATTCGAATCTCGTAAGACTTTTAATTAAAAATCATGAATAAATTTTAACTTTTGTTATATTTATTTAACACTATTTCAAATATTATTTTAAATTTGTAGAAATCCTAATTCCACACACATGAAAAGATTTCTACTCGGCTTAGTATTACTTCTTTTATCAATTAATGTACTCTTTGCACAAAGGGATACGGAACACTGGTTTGCACCCATGGCAGCTAAGTCTTCTGCTCTTTCAAGCCCAAAGCAGGCGCTCTATTTTTCTACCGATTCCACAACTCCGTTTCCTGTAGAAATATATAGCAATGGCGTACTGCTTGGAACCGTAACCATTATGAAGGGTGACCCTAAAACATTTGACATTATCACTGCTACGATGATTACATCGAACGCAACGGAAATGTTTACCCCTATTGGTAAAGGAATTTATACTAAAGGAGCGAAACCATATTATGTTAATTTCAGATTTAGTGTCACCAGTCATGGGGAGATATTAACTTCAAAGGGTAAGGCAGGTATTGGACTGAAATTCTATGCAGCTGCTTCTCCAATGACAGGTCAGACTATAACTTTATTAAATTTCACAACTGGAATTTTAGCAACAGAAGACAATACTACGGTTACTGTTTCAGATTATGACCCTGGAATACAATTTTCTAACGGTACTACAGGAACTACCAACCCAACACTTACATTTACGCTTAATAAAGGTCAAGCATATATTATAGAAGGAAGAGAAAATAATGGAACCAACGCCACAGGATTTATCGGGGCCAAAATAGTATCTAACAAACCTATATCTGTAACCAACGGTAATTTTAACGGACAGTTTGCCCTTCCGCCAGCCGCTGGATCTGCCGGCTCTGATATTGTAATGGATCAATCTGTTCCTACTGACAGATTAGGTAATGAATTTGTCCTTGTAAAAGGAAACGGAGACAGTGATGACGGAGATGAAGATGCACTGATCATCGCAACAGAAAATGACACTCAGGTATACCTAAATGGCTCTACTACGCCTGTCCAGACCCTCAATGAGGGGGAATGGATGAGAGTAGGGCAAGGGCCTAACAATACTTATATATTCCCATATATTGACCAAGGAAGTACTCACTTCAATATGCACATCAAAACTTCAAAGAATGCATATGTATATCAGCTTCTGGCTGGTCTTCCAAACAGTACGGCAACGGAAGGATTCAATTATATCCCGCCTTTGAACTGTTTCCTGCCTAGAAAAATTGAGGAAATAGGATTGATCAATGAACTTCCGGAAACCTTTTCCAGTGGGACAAAAAATATTAAACTAAATATCCTTACTGAAACCGGAGCAGTCATTAACGTTACCTTAAATGGAACTCCTGCTCCAATCGTACAAGGCCCCTTCAACGTAACAGGAACTACAGCATGGGTATCTTATTCTGTACCCAACGTAACAGGTAATGTTACTGTTACATCATCAAAAGCAGTTACAGCAGGGATTTCTGCAGGAAGTGGAGCTGTGGGATATGGTGGCTACTTTGCAGGATTCTCTTCAATTCCTGTTATTGCTAAAAAAACAGGTGAATGTGCTCCCGGTATTGTATTGGAAGTGGATGACGGCTACGAAACATACCAGTGGTTCTTAAACGGAACAGCTATTCCAGGAGCAACAGCCAACACTTTCTCACCTGCAACTTCAGGAAACTATACCGTAAAAGTAACAATGGGTACATGTCCTCCTGTTACAACACCGGTTTATAAAGTATTTACCTGCTTAAAGCTGACCACACAGACATTGAGCGCATGTTCAACGAAAGTAATTACTCCTGCATTTACATCTTCAACACAAACACCGGTAGCGGGAACGCTGGTTATCCTCACAGCTCCAACGCACGGTACAGCTGTAGTGAATCCTAACGGAACCATTACTTATACCCCTACTTCAGGTTATTATGGTCCTGACCAGATCGTTTATAAATTCTGTGGCAATGCCACCGAGTTCATCGACTGTGAGCAGATCACTTTAAACCTAACGGTAGTCCCGTTTGTTGTAAGAGATGCTTTAATCAAATCATGTCAGTATGATGTAGATCCGTATGCTTATTTTGATCTGACGAAAGCTGTTGTTAGTGATTATAATCCTGTATTTAAGAAATATTATCCTTCAATGGCTGATCTAAACGCAGGAACAAATGAGATCACTAACATCACCAATTATCCATCTACTGGAGGATATGTTTATGTAAAAGTAACGACCAGCGAAGGATGTACAGCCATTGCAAAAATTGAGCTAATTGCTCTTCCGATAAAAAAATCACCAATTCTTGTTGACCAGTTTATCTGTGTAGACAGCTTAACGAATCTGGATGCAGGCCCAGGATATGACTCTTATCTATGGAGTACAGGGGCTACTACTGCCTCTATTCAAAATGTAGGGATAGGAGAATACACTGTGATCCTTGGTAAAAACGGATGTCTCCTTCCACAAGTCGTGAGAGTACGAAAAGTAGAAGATCCGGTAATCACAAAAATTGAAATTTCCAACACTACAGCTACAGTTATTGTAAACGGAGGAAAAGCTCCATATAAGTTTGCGGTAGACGGAACTGCGAATTGGCAAGATTCCAATATTTTCACAGGACTTACAAGAGGTCAGCATACATTCTATGTAAAAGACGCCTTTAACTGTGAGCCTACATCTGTAGAAGTAACGGTTCCTAACCTTATCAATGCCATCACTCCTAACGGTGATAACAAAAATGACTTTATTGATTACAGCGCATTGGCCTATAAAGAAAATCTTTCTTTTGTAATTTATGACAGATATGGTAATATGGTATTTACCGGAAACAAATTCAATAATTACAAATGGGATGGAAAACATTATGACAAGAAACTTGTAACAGGAACCTACTGGTATCACATCAACTGGAACGAAACCAACAAAGAAAAAACTCCAATCTATTATACAGGATGGATTTTAGTTAAAAACATTGAATAAACCCATTTTACTAAAAATAGATAACCGCAATTTATAATTGCGGTTTTTTTTTAACCAAAAACCAATAATTTTTAACTATTATACAATTACACATCAAATATTCTCTTATTTTTGCGACAATCATAATTCCCATATAAATGAAAAATTTTTTACTAACTTTTCTTCTACTTTTTTCAGCTATAAACTCACTTTCTGCCCAAAGGGATACAGAACATTGGTTTGCTCCTATGGCTGCAAGAAGTACAAATGTCATTAACCCGCAACAGGCACTGTATTTCTCAACAGATTCCACTACTCCGTTTCCTGTGGAAATTTATAGTAACAATACATTGCTGGGAACCGTAACCGTTGCAAAAGGGGCGCCTCAGACCTTTACAGTTCCCTTGGGAAGTATTATCACGAGCAATACTTCCGAGCTGTTCACAACAGTAAATAAGGGACTTTATACTAAAGGTACAAAGCCATATTTTGTAACCCTTAGATTTTCGGTAAGCAGCCACGGAGAGATTCTTACCTCAAAAGGAAAAGCCGGAATCGGTAAAAAGTTTTATGCGGTAGTTTCACCTATAGAAAACCCGGTTGTTGCACTAAATTTCACGACCGGTGTTATGGCTACTGAAGATAATACTACAGTGACTGTTTCAAACTATTCTCCTGACGTTATATTTGCCAACGGATGGACAGGTGTTACCAACCCAACTCTTACATTTACTCTTAATAAAGGCCAGTCCTACATTGTTGAAGGAGTTGGAGATAAAGCCGGAAATAAAGAGGGCTTCATAGGAGCTAAAATAGAAGCAGACAAGCCTGTTTCGGTGACCAATGGAAATTTTAACGGGCAGTTTGCCATTATTCCGGCAGGAGGCTACTTTGATGGAGCTGATATTGTAATGGATCAGTCTGTTCCAACAGACAGGCTGGGAAATGAGTTCGTTCTTGTAAAAGGAAACGGAGACATCAGTGAGAGAATGGAAGATGCTCTGATCGTAGCTACCGAAGGTGGTACACAGGTATTTATTAACAACGGTACAACTCCGGCAGTTACTTTAAGTGAAGGAGAAAGCTACAGAGTGAATAAACTTAATAACACCAATTATATCAATCAAGGTAACAATCATTATAATATGTACATCAAAACTACCAAAAATGTTTATGTGTACCAATTATTGGCAGGCGTTTCAAACAGTAATGCTACAGTTGGATTCAACTATATTCCGCCTTTGAACTGCTATCTTCCAAGGAGAATTGATGAAATTGGAAATATCAATATCCTGCCTCCTACCACCAATAATGTTAAACTGAATATCCTGACAGAGACTGGTGCTGCAGTCACTGTAAATGGAGCCACACCTCCTGCAGCTCAGGGACCTTATGTTGTATCAGGAACGTCTTCATGGGTATCTTATTCTGTTCCGAATGTTACAGGAAACGTTACCATCACCTCATCGAAAGCTGTAACGGCAGGAATTTCAGGAGGAAGTGGTGTAGTAGGTTATGGTGGATATTTTGCAGGATTTTCTTCCATCCCTGTTATCGCCAAGCAGACCGGTGAATGTATTCCCGGCATTGTGCTTGAAGTAGACGACAGCTTTGATTCTTACCAATGGTACAGAAATAACAATCCTATTTCTGGTGCCGTATCTAATTCCTATATCCCGACACAATCAGGTGAATATACGGTAAAGATTACCGTAGGATCATGCCCTCCTATAACCACTCCGGTTTATAAAGTTTTTACTTGTCTTACAGAAACAACATTAAACGAAACAGTATGCGACGGTGTGAAACTGATCGTCCCTAC
The Chryseobacterium sp. W4I1 DNA segment above includes these coding regions:
- the gltX gene encoding glutamate--tRNA ligase, translating into MEKVRVRFAPSPTGPLHLGGVRTALYDYLFAKNQGGEFILRIEDTDTARYVEGAEDYIEEALEWCGIIPDESPKKGGKFAPYRQSERRDIYDRYTEQILKTDYAYIAFDTSEELDAIRAEFEANGDVFSYDNKTRNQLRNSVALSEEEVQKLLDEKTPYVVRFKMPVDRTLNLEDIIRGHSAVNTNTLDDKVLVKNDGMPTYHFANIIDDHEMEISHVIRGEEWLPSLGLHTLLYEAMGWEAPQFAHLSLILKPDVSTLINKDNIDGITKSFTEEFVTKNSQYSFDESAAIIKSFFSEVKSPRFKSMLSENDKDNEITASVKQFLKKGLSGKLSKRDGDKFGFPVFPLDFKDSVTGNISKGYRENGYLPDAFINMVALLGWSPADDKEILTLEEMAKEFDLHKVHKAGARFSKEKSEWFNHQYIQLKSDAELLQILKNTDIDFAGASDEKLIKIIGLMKERATFPTDIYENGRFFFEAPVSYDEKASKKAWNEETSAVLGELAEKLTTIEFASEPLKQAVHDFAENKGLGMGKVMMPLRLTLVGELKGPDVPDIMELIGKEESISRINNAINNFK
- the tsf gene encoding translation elongation factor Ts, which encodes MSYTPAAADVAKLRNQTGAGMMDCKKALVEAEGDFEKAVDILRKKGQKVAANRADRDSSEGAVIARVNEDNTLGTVISLNCETDFVAKNEAFIELAYELAEMAIFAATKEELLATDFHGMTVAEKLIEQTGVIGEKIEIGAFERIEGPFLGAYIHAGNKIAAITALSAKVDGADEAAKAVSMQVAAMNPIALDETRVSQETIDKELEIERHKLTEEGKPANIIDNILKGKMQRFYKDNTLVHQDFIKDSSISVADYVKSVNADLKVTGFVRVSLA
- a CDS encoding acetyl-CoA carboxylase carboxyltransferase subunit alpha, translating into MEYLSFELPIKDLMDQLQTCSLVGEESGVDVKLACSQIEDKILEKKKEIYGNLTPWQRVQLSRHPDRPYTIDYINGMVDKGSFLELHGDRNFADDPAMIGGLATLDGQKVMIIGTQKGRTTKERQYRRFGMPNPEGYRKALRLMKLAEKFKIPVITLVDTPGAYPGLEAEERGQGEAIARNIFEMVQLKTPIFTYIIGEGASGGALGIGVGNKVYMLENTWYTVIAPESCSSILWRNWDHKEDAANALNLTPNDALREKFIDGIIEEPLGGAQYDPEVAYLNLKHSILQNIKAFSKFSGQELETQRQEKFIAMGQFKG
- a CDS encoding gliding motility-associated C-terminal domain-containing protein, which produces MKRFLLGLVLLLLSINVLFAQRDTEHWFAPMAAKSSALSSPKQALYFSTDSTTPFPVEIYSNGVLLGTVTIMKGDPKTFDIITATMITSNATEMFTPIGKGIYTKGAKPYYVNFRFSVTSHGEILTSKGKAGIGLKFYAAASPMTGQTITLLNFTTGILATEDNTTVTVSDYDPGIQFSNGTTGTTNPTLTFTLNKGQAYIIEGRENNGTNATGFIGAKIVSNKPISVTNGNFNGQFALPPAAGSAGSDIVMDQSVPTDRLGNEFVLVKGNGDSDDGDEDALIIATENDTQVYLNGSTTPVQTLNEGEWMRVGQGPNNTYIFPYIDQGSTHFNMHIKTSKNAYVYQLLAGLPNSTATEGFNYIPPLNCFLPRKIEEIGLINELPETFSSGTKNIKLNILTETGAVINVTLNGTPAPIVQGPFNVTGTTAWVSYSVPNVTGNVTVTSSKAVTAGISAGSGAVGYGGYFAGFSSIPVIAKKTGECAPGIVLEVDDGYETYQWFLNGTAIPGATANTFSPATSGNYTVKVTMGTCPPVTTPVYKVFTCLKLTTQTLSACSTKVITPAFTSSTQTPVAGTLVILTAPTHGTAVVNPNGTITYTPTSGYYGPDQIVYKFCGNATEFIDCEQITLNLTVVPFVVRDALIKSCQYDVDPYAYFDLTKAVVSDYNPVFKKYYPSMADLNAGTNEITNITNYPSTGGYVYVKVTTSEGCTAIAKIELIALPIKKSPILVDQFICVDSLTNLDAGPGYDSYLWSTGATTASIQNVGIGEYTVILGKNGCLLPQVVRVRKVEDPVITKIEISNTTATVIVNGGKAPYKFAVDGTANWQDSNIFTGLTRGQHTFYVKDAFNCEPTSVEVTVPNLINAITPNGDNKNDFIDYSALAYKENLSFVIYDRYGNMVFTGNKFNNYKWDGKHYDKKLVTGTYWYHINWNETNKEKTPIYYTGWILVKNIE
- a CDS encoding T9SS type B sorting domain-containing protein; this encodes MKNFLLTFLLLFSAINSLSAQRDTEHWFAPMAARSTNVINPQQALYFSTDSTTPFPVEIYSNNTLLGTVTVAKGAPQTFTVPLGSIITSNTSELFTTVNKGLYTKGTKPYFVTLRFSVSSHGEILTSKGKAGIGKKFYAVVSPIENPVVALNFTTGVMATEDNTTVTVSNYSPDVIFANGWTGVTNPTLTFTLNKGQSYIVEGVGDKAGNKEGFIGAKIEADKPVSVTNGNFNGQFAIIPAGGYFDGADIVMDQSVPTDRLGNEFVLVKGNGDISERMEDALIVATEGGTQVFINNGTTPAVTLSEGESYRVNKLNNTNYINQGNNHYNMYIKTTKNVYVYQLLAGVSNSNATVGFNYIPPLNCYLPRRIDEIGNINILPPTTNNVKLNILTETGAAVTVNGATPPAAQGPYVVSGTSSWVSYSVPNVTGNVTITSSKAVTAGISGGSGVVGYGGYFAGFSSIPVIAKQTGECIPGIVLEVDDSFDSYQWYRNNNPISGAVSNSYIPTQSGEYTVKITVGSCPPITTPVYKVFTCLTETTLNETVCDGVKLIVPTFTNSTQSVVPGSVIIVTPPTNGNAVVDPTTGVISYAPAYNYVGPDSFVYKFCGNNPDFTDCEEVTLNLTVSESPVVNNAALRACYLDNNPVTGLFNLTNASVTIQPGVTKKYYPSPTDAHNSTNEILNPANYIAPSGVAYVKVSNANGCYRIAEITLTVLAPVKSDVLVDKIICVEDKTTLDAGPGFSGYEWSTGATTQAIQNAGVGTYWVRLKTGDCTTLQTVKVYASDQPVVSNIDISNTTVTVYAIGENPPYQYSLDNIQWQDSNIFTDVARGISAVYVKDGYNCVPIKVEITIPNLINAITPNDDGVNDVLDYSLLAGKKNLQFTIYDRYGSKIFQGDQFNGYKWNGTLGGSKKVSTGNYWFEIHWNEPAGKQTAVKYTGWILVKSRE
- a CDS encoding DUF6759 domain-containing protein, whose protein sequence is MKKIFFLLFLCIFTLGFSQKKKKSKSKAVVEKETVIIYTEQDAESSKEARVIAGFLKQNPGHAKTDYFKRKLIDMIMADNSPEAKPTIKPISKEKIERIVQNNELNSGKVMAANKASAENNTKNTDKTNDAIKALKEERLASFASTGSAKTAGVAKAEPSEANKKTAAMLTHLFNNDVNKNEAYINIKNRSSCNLIVKISGKKYYNLSVPAKGQNFILIDKGEYVLTTMVCDAKYSSLKKITQDIEIALNVAD